A DNA window from Aminipila luticellarii contains the following coding sequences:
- a CDS encoding VOC family protein, with translation MKYQGCLLAVKDIAASKHFYEKVLHQNAVMDIGVHVTFEGFSLQQGYAELVGISVDSVKEQSHNFQVYFEVEDLDKVYAKLKSISSLQWVHEIKEYPWGQRDIRVYDPDKHIVEIAEDMTTVIKRFFNQGMSAEEVATRTMFPLEVVKQYALGFSM, from the coding sequence ATGAAATATCAAGGTTGTCTTTTAGCGGTTAAGGATATAGCCGCATCGAAACATTTTTATGAAAAGGTGCTTCATCAAAACGCGGTAATGGATATTGGCGTACATGTGACCTTTGAGGGGTTTTCTCTGCAACAAGGATATGCCGAACTCGTTGGCATATCAGTCGATAGCGTGAAAGAGCAATCGCACAACTTTCAAGTTTATTTTGAAGTGGAAGATTTAGACAAGGTATACGCCAAACTAAAAAGCATATCCAGTTTGCAGTGGGTACACGAAATCAAAGAATACCCGTGGGGGCAGCGTGATATTCGGGTATATGACCCCGACAAGCACATTGTAGAAATTGCAGAGGATATGACCACGGTTATCAAACGCTTTTTTAATCAAGGCATGTCGGCAGAAGAAGTTGCTACACGCACAATGTTCCCTCTTGAGGTTGTAAAACAGTATGCGTTAGGCTTTAGTATGTGA
- the arsB gene encoding ACR3 family arsenite efflux transporter codes for MAKEKSQSIGFFQKYLTVWVALCMTAGVLIGKLLPAVPAFLGRFEYARVSIPVAILIWVMIYPMMMKVNFQSVKNVGKNPKGLFVTWVTNWLIKPFTMYGIAALFFYVVFKGLIAPDLAKEYLAGAVLLGAAPCTAMVFVWSTLTKGNPAYTVVQVATNDLIILVAFVPIVKFLLGVSNVSVPWDTLILSVILFVVIPLAGGILTRVLVTNRKGTEYFENTFVHKFDNATSIGLLLTLVLLFSFQGDVILNNPLHILLIAVPLVLQTFLIFFIAYFACKWLKLPHDIAAPAGMIGASNFFELSVAVAIALFGTTSPAALATVVGVLTEVPVMLLLVKIANKTKGWFPV; via the coding sequence ATGGCAAAGGAAAAATCACAAAGCATTGGCTTCTTTCAAAAATACCTGACCGTGTGGGTTGCTCTCTGTATGACGGCAGGTGTTTTAATTGGTAAACTTTTACCTGCCGTTCCTGCATTTTTAGGCCGTTTTGAGTATGCCAGAGTTTCTATTCCGGTCGCCATCCTCATTTGGGTGATGATTTATCCCATGATGATGAAGGTGAATTTCCAGAGCGTCAAAAATGTGGGGAAAAACCCAAAGGGGTTATTCGTCACATGGGTGACAAACTGGCTCATCAAGCCGTTCACCATGTACGGTATCGCCGCGCTATTTTTCTATGTGGTTTTTAAGGGCTTGATTGCCCCTGACCTCGCCAAGGAGTATCTGGCGGGTGCAGTACTCTTGGGTGCGGCACCCTGCACAGCGATGGTGTTCGTCTGGAGCACGCTCACCAAAGGAAACCCTGCCTACACCGTAGTACAGGTAGCAACCAACGATTTGATTATTCTGGTTGCCTTTGTGCCGATTGTGAAATTCCTACTGGGCGTTTCCAACGTGTCCGTGCCATGGGACACGCTGATTTTATCGGTCATTTTATTTGTAGTCATTCCGCTTGCGGGCGGTATTCTGACCCGTGTGCTGGTGACAAATCGCAAGGGCACAGAGTATTTTGAAAACACCTTTGTCCATAAATTTGATAATGCCACCAGCATTGGTCTGCTGCTCACTTTGGTATTGCTGTTTTCCTTCCAAGGTGATGTGATTTTGAATAATCCGCTGCACATTCTACTCATTGCTGTGCCGCTTGTTTTGCAAACTTTCCTTATTTTCTTCATCGCTTATTTTGCTTGCAAATGGCTGAAGCTGCCCCATGATATTGCCGCCCCTGCGGGGATGATTGGCGCGTCCAACTTCTTTGAACTGTCGGTCGCTGTGGCGATTGCATTGTTTGGTACTACTTCACCGGCGGCTCTTGCCACCGTAGTTGGCGTGCTGACCGAGGTGCCGGTGATGCTGTTGCTTGTAAAAATCGCCAACAAAACGAAAGGATGGTTTCCAGTATGA
- a CDS encoding methionyl aminopeptidase, which produces MSDKFGRNDLCWCGSGRKYKKCHGPIDEQIEIYRLKGYEVPYRKLLKTKQQIEGIRESSKRNIALLDFIANYAVDGITTEELDRLIFEKTKELGGVPATLNFDGYPKSVCISINDVVCHGIPSDRIFLRNGDIVNIDVSTIYNGFFSDSSRMFCIGAVSAEKQKLVDVAKECVELGIEQVKPWGFLGDVGQAVQDHARENGYSVVREIGGHGIGLQFHEDPWVGYVTKQGTGMLLVPGLVFTVEPMINMGKSNIVTDKCDNWTIRTADGKPSAQWEKQVLVTETGYEVLAY; this is translated from the coding sequence ATGTCTGACAAGTTTGGAAGAAATGATCTCTGCTGGTGTGGCAGCGGTCGAAAATATAAGAAATGTCATGGCCCTATTGATGAGCAAATTGAAATCTACCGCTTAAAGGGATATGAAGTGCCTTATCGAAAATTGCTTAAAACAAAACAACAGATTGAAGGTATTCGGGAAAGCAGCAAACGAAACATCGCTTTACTGGATTTCATTGCAAATTATGCGGTTGATGGAATCACCACGGAAGAGCTTGACCGGCTTATCTTCGAAAAAACCAAGGAACTGGGAGGCGTTCCAGCAACACTCAATTTTGACGGATACCCTAAGAGCGTGTGTATCTCAATTAATGATGTTGTATGTCATGGTATCCCCTCTGATCGTATATTCCTGCGAAACGGCGATATTGTAAATATTGATGTGTCTACAATTTATAACGGATTTTTTTCAGATTCTTCACGCATGTTTTGCATTGGTGCTGTTTCCGCTGAGAAACAAAAACTGGTTGATGTTGCGAAAGAGTGTGTGGAGCTGGGCATTGAACAGGTAAAACCGTGGGGATTTCTTGGTGATGTTGGGCAAGCTGTTCAAGACCATGCAAGGGAAAATGGATATTCTGTCGTTCGAGAAATCGGAGGCCACGGTATTGGTCTACAATTTCATGAAGATCCTTGGGTCGGTTATGTGACAAAGCAAGGAACAGGAATGCTCTTAGTCCCAGGACTTGTTTTTACTGTAGAGCCTATGATAAATATGGGAAAATCCAATATAGTAACAGATAAATGCGATAATTGGACTATTCGCACTGCTGATGGGAAGCCTTCTGCGCAATGGGAAAAACAGGTGTTAGTAACCGAAACTGGTTATGAGGTGTTGGCATATTAA
- a CDS encoding thioredoxin family protein, with product MALFGFGKKKNAEEELVQCGCGEMCKPSEIAAKKADEEAKAKNSGCCCGGDCNTETIAEAEKAKVSGSSVKVLGSGCAKCNQLEAATLEALKELGMDATIDHVTDFTQIAAYGVMTTPALVVDGKVVSFGKVLKKDEVVKILQKVRG from the coding sequence ATGGCATTGTTTGGTTTTGGTAAAAAGAAAAATGCAGAGGAAGAATTGGTGCAGTGTGGTTGCGGGGAAATGTGCAAGCCCTCCGAAATTGCCGCAAAGAAAGCTGACGAAGAAGCAAAAGCAAAAAACTCCGGTTGCTGCTGTGGCGGTGACTGCAATACAGAAACGATTGCGGAAGCCGAAAAAGCAAAAGTGAGCGGTTCATCCGTCAAGGTGCTTGGCTCGGGCTGTGCAAAGTGCAATCAACTGGAAGCGGCTACCTTGGAAGCGCTCAAAGAGCTTGGCATGGATGCCACCATTGACCATGTGACAGACTTTACACAGATCGCTGCTTACGGTGTGATGACAACTCCTGCATTGGTTGTGGACGGCAAGGTCGTTTCCTTTGGAAAGGTTTTAAAAAAGGACGAGGTCGTTAAAATCCTGCAAAAAGTACGGGGGTAA
- a CDS encoding helix-turn-helix domain-containing protein translates to MSVQTIETMAKWVENNITESPSLQDMSSYVGYSPYYCSTKFREHMGMTYKQFLAQCKLKAAANDLCITNDRITDIAFRYGYSSSEAFARAFSQAFQCSPRQYRKTSGVSLSSP, encoded by the coding sequence ATGTCTGTTCAAACAATAGAAACAATGGCAAAGTGGGTAGAAAATAACATAACAGAAAGCCCAAGCCTGCAAGATATGTCATCATATGTTGGTTATTCACCGTATTACTGCTCTACAAAGTTTCGGGAGCACATGGGTATGACATATAAACAATTTCTTGCCCAATGTAAATTAAAAGCTGCTGCTAATGATCTTTGCATAACCAATGACAGAATAACCGATATTGCTTTTCGATATGGGTACTCGTCATCTGAAGCGTTTGCAAGAGCTTTTTCACAAGCGTTTCAATGCTCGCCACGCCAATATCGGAAAACTTCCGGTGTTTCTCTTAGCTCACCTTAG
- a CDS encoding cupin domain-containing protein: MSRYNENRRGCGNQTVESCQQDHGPYPYVTNISQATGRNQNYRTTLWTGCHLQLTLMSIPVCGEIGLEIHPDTDQFLRIEQGNGVALMGNRKEQLDFQQCIAADDVIFVPAGTWHNVVNKGRCPLKLYSIYAPPHHPHGTVHKTKADADRLGD, translated from the coding sequence GTGAGTCGATATAATGAAAACAGAAGGGGTTGCGGAAATCAGACCGTAGAGTCATGCCAACAAGACCATGGGCCTTATCCCTATGTTACCAACATTTCGCAAGCAACTGGGCGGAATCAGAACTATCGCACGACATTGTGGACTGGATGTCACCTGCAGTTAACTCTGATGAGTATTCCCGTATGCGGTGAAATTGGGTTAGAGATACATCCAGATACTGATCAGTTTTTGCGTATCGAACAAGGAAACGGTGTTGCTTTGATGGGAAACCGCAAAGAGCAATTGGATTTCCAGCAATGTATAGCAGCAGATGATGTTATTTTTGTCCCTGCCGGAACATGGCATAATGTTGTTAATAAAGGGCGATGCCCTTTAAAACTCTATTCAATTTATGCACCACCACATCATCCGCATGGCACAGTGCACAAAACTAAGGCAGATGCCGATAGATTGGGGGATTGA
- a CDS encoding cation-translocating P-type ATPase — translation MTDKKQNMAGLTATEAKRLQEQYGKNELTARKKESFFKKILHIICEPMFLLLIVAATIYFILGESRDGAIMLIFVVGIISIDVIQEWKTDKALNALKDLSAPHVTVIRDGKEQTIASADLVPSDLMMIYEGVKIPADGIIIKCNDLCVDESSLTGEAEGVWKINTESADSTSDYWRRDYCYAGTLVTQGTATVLVDKIGGSTEYGKIGANVASAPEEPTPLQKQTGSLVKLCAGIAAVLFALVGIFTWLNIPDHSFGDRLIESILSGITLAMAMIPEEFPVILTVFLSMGAWRLAKKQSLVRKLPSVETLGAVSVLCVDKTGTITMNQMTVQDTWATDGNTIALCEVMGMGCETDAYDPMEKAMLKHCETLGILKEDLFAGELISEYAFTNELKMMGHIWRRDDGITVAAKGSPERILTICKLTDLEKQTAEQKITEMSKQGLRVIAVATAKLQSEAEIPAQITDCHLTLCGLIGLADPPREGVKADIAVCNKAGIRVVMITGDNGITAASIAKKIGMQNSDHIITGDMLSEMTDEELREKVKDVSIFSRVIPEHKMRIVKAFKDNGEIVAMTGDGVNDAPALKYADIGIAMGKRGSEVSREAADLILMDDNFTTIVETVKDGRRIYDNIRKAVGYVFTIHIPIAFASLLAPILGIAPSALLLLPLHVVLLELLIDPTCSIVLERQPAEADIMERSPRDPKEKLLTAKTLAKSILQGLIIFAASFGTYYVILDGNVDNAPVARAMGLAIIMLSNLFLVQVNSSDHDFTFQSVKRLVKDKVMWAVNLGTLAMLGIILYSPLNGLLKLAPLSASLLLKAVIIAFIAVFWFELVKLVKRQKLKNGSMQ, via the coding sequence ATGACAGACAAAAAGCAAAACATGGCTGGCTTAACCGCCACCGAAGCAAAACGATTGCAGGAGCAATATGGTAAGAATGAATTGACCGCACGGAAAAAAGAAAGCTTTTTCAAAAAAATCCTGCATATTATCTGCGAACCAATGTTCTTACTGCTCATTGTTGCTGCGACCATTTATTTTATTCTGGGAGAATCCAGGGATGGTGCGATTATGCTCATTTTTGTGGTGGGCATCATTAGCATTGATGTAATTCAAGAATGGAAAACCGATAAAGCCCTAAATGCCCTGAAAGATTTATCTGCCCCGCATGTCACTGTTATTCGTGATGGCAAGGAGCAGACCATTGCAAGTGCTGACCTTGTGCCCAGCGACTTAATGATGATTTATGAGGGGGTTAAAATCCCGGCAGACGGCATTATAATAAAATGTAACGACCTGTGTGTCGATGAATCTTCGTTGACCGGCGAAGCGGAAGGTGTGTGGAAAATCAACACTGAGAGTGCAGATTCAACAAGCGACTATTGGCGGCGTGATTATTGTTATGCTGGCACGCTGGTTACACAGGGCACAGCAACGGTACTGGTAGATAAAATTGGTGGCAGCACCGAATATGGAAAAATCGGTGCTAATGTTGCATCTGCACCAGAGGAACCCACACCCCTACAAAAGCAAACCGGAAGTCTTGTTAAACTATGCGCAGGAATTGCTGCAGTCTTGTTTGCCCTTGTAGGAATATTCACATGGCTAAATATTCCTGACCACAGCTTTGGCGACAGGCTGATTGAAAGCATTTTGTCGGGCATCACCCTTGCCATGGCAATGATTCCAGAAGAGTTTCCTGTCATCCTCACGGTATTTTTATCAATGGGAGCTTGGCGACTTGCCAAAAAGCAGTCACTGGTGCGCAAGTTGCCTTCAGTGGAAACGCTTGGCGCCGTATCTGTGCTATGCGTAGATAAAACAGGTACCATCACGATGAATCAGATGACCGTGCAGGATACGTGGGCTACTGATGGCAACACCATAGCACTTTGTGAAGTAATGGGTATGGGCTGCGAGACCGATGCCTATGACCCAATGGAAAAGGCAATGCTCAAGCATTGCGAAACCCTTGGAATTTTAAAGGAAGATCTTTTTGCTGGAGAACTAATCAGCGAATATGCCTTTACAAATGAGTTGAAGATGATGGGGCATATTTGGCGCAGAGATGACGGAATTACCGTTGCCGCAAAAGGGTCCCCTGAGCGTATCTTAACTATTTGTAAGCTTACAGATTTAGAAAAACAAACAGCAGAACAGAAGATCACCGAAATGTCCAAACAAGGTTTGCGTGTAATTGCAGTTGCCACTGCAAAGCTACAAAGTGAAGCAGAAATTCCTGCACAGATCACAGACTGCCATTTAACGCTTTGCGGACTGATCGGGCTTGCCGACCCACCCCGTGAAGGTGTAAAAGCAGACATCGCCGTTTGCAATAAAGCGGGTATTCGTGTTGTTATGATTACAGGTGATAATGGCATCACCGCCGCGTCTATCGCAAAGAAAATCGGTATGCAAAACAGCGACCATATCATTACAGGCGATATGCTAAGCGAAATGACCGATGAAGAACTGCGTGAAAAAGTGAAGGATGTCAGCATTTTTTCTCGTGTCATTCCTGAACATAAAATGCGTATTGTAAAAGCATTCAAAGATAACGGTGAAATTGTCGCGATGACCGGTGATGGCGTGAATGATGCACCCGCTCTCAAATATGCCGATATTGGCATTGCAATGGGTAAACGCGGCAGTGAAGTTTCCCGTGAAGCAGCAGATCTCATTCTAATGGACGACAATTTTACTACTATTGTAGAAACGGTAAAAGACGGTCGCCGTATTTATGATAACATTCGCAAGGCTGTGGGCTATGTGTTCACCATTCATATTCCCATTGCCTTTGCCTCCTTACTTGCACCAATCCTTGGCATTGCCCCCTCAGCACTGCTTTTACTTCCTCTCCACGTTGTTCTGCTCGAGCTACTCATTGACCCTACCTGCTCGATTGTACTAGAGCGTCAGCCTGCCGAAGCAGACATTATGGAGCGAAGCCCTCGAGATCCAAAGGAAAAACTGTTGACCGCAAAAACTCTAGCCAAAAGCATTTTGCAGGGACTTATCATTTTTGCGGCCTCCTTTGGAACGTATTACGTAATCCTCGATGGAAATGTTGATAATGCACCAGTTGCCCGGGCAATGGGGCTTGCAATTATCATGCTATCCAACTTGTTTCTTGTACAGGTCAATAGTTCTGATCACGATTTTACCTTTCAATCGGTAAAGCGCCTTGTGAAAGACAAAGTGATGTGGGCAGTTAACCTTGGTACACTGGCTATGCTTGGCATTATTTTGTATTCGCCACTCAATGGCTTATTAAAGTTGGCACCACTTTCTGCTTCTCTGTTATTAAAGGCTGTTATTATTGCATTTATCGCAGTGTTTTGGTTTGAGTTAGTGAAACTGGTAAAACGACAAAAACTGAAAAATGGTTCAATGCAATAA
- a CDS encoding helix-turn-helix domain-containing protein: MLPITKKQLADYFGVQRPSLFRELKRMKDEGLIEIANKKIYIKFISEPWYFS; the protein is encoded by the coding sequence TTGCTACCTATCACAAAAAAGCAGCTTGCTGACTACTTCGGTGTACAACGCCCCTCACTTTTCAGGGAACTGAAACGAATGAAGGACGAAGGCTTAATTGAGATTGCAAACAAAAAAATATATATCAAATTTATCAGTGAGCCATGGTATTTTTCTTAA
- a CDS encoding (4Fe-4S)-binding protein has protein sequence MPEGNEAKFLGPKFMAIRWALTVLAIIIFSWISAKIIRDEDLPGEMLAKPGLHINKDACMGCTLCAKNYPTLFIMQGKKAVVKAYDKQALDYEKLQSVIKACPVHAIEYSEQ, from the coding sequence GTGCCAGAAGGTAATGAAGCAAAGTTTTTAGGTCCCAAGTTCATGGCCATTCGTTGGGCGCTCACTGTACTTGCCATAATCATCTTCTCATGGATTTCGGCAAAAATTATTCGGGATGAGGATCTACCGGGAGAAATGCTGGCTAAGCCCGGCCTCCATATTAACAAGGATGCCTGTATGGGCTGTACCCTTTGTGCAAAGAACTATCCCACACTGTTTATAATGCAAGGGAAAAAAGCTGTTGTCAAAGCATATGATAAACAGGCTCTTGATTATGAAAAACTCCAAAGTGTAATAAAGGCATGTCCGGTTCATGCAATAGAATATTCGGAACAATAA
- a CDS encoding arsenate reductase ArsC, translating into MSKPKVAFICVHNSCRSQIAEALGKYLASDVFESYSAGTEVKPQINQDAVRLMKQIYGIDMERTQRSKLLEEIPPVDIVVTMGCNVQCPFLPCMHREDWGLDDPTGKSDVDFERTIKAIRSKIENLRERIADNKL; encoded by the coding sequence ATGAGCAAACCTAAAGTAGCATTTATCTGCGTACACAACTCCTGCCGCAGCCAAATTGCCGAAGCACTGGGCAAGTACCTTGCGTCTGATGTCTTTGAAAGCTATTCTGCCGGAACGGAAGTAAAGCCGCAAATCAATCAGGATGCTGTGCGGCTGATGAAGCAGATTTATGGCATCGACATGGAGCGAACTCAGCGCAGTAAGCTGCTGGAGGAGATTCCCCCAGTGGATATCGTGGTGACCATGGGCTGCAATGTGCAGTGTCCTTTTTTGCCCTGTATGCACAGGGAGGATTGGGGGTTAGATGACCCAACCGGCAAAAGCGATGTGGACTTTGAACGTACTATAAAAGCAATCCGCTCTAAAATTGAGAATTTGAGAGAGCGAATCGCTGACAACAAACTATAA
- a CDS encoding helix-turn-helix domain-containing protein produces the protein MIIKDNKQFNIFPSHVGLRKYIQYYNVVFPSNNTFTAQYTLMPNACGTLSLAFDGNAVIAELWGASLTPVLLGMEPNSYHVLLLVQLSPYGLYQITRQSQAEFADKRLTLEDIDNELFYSLHQAFVASKTVSDLVNTCEEILYRRMEKHVVSDSLVLATKVISDNYGQIQVKEVARQSHYSGRQLNRLFLVQIGMNVKDFIRLTRFNYVLKHIQKSPCFFAALSQQAGYFDQAHFDKDFKAISGVTPQKYLKTMSDFYYDGTEIYDTLSSKGD, from the coding sequence TTGATTATAAAAGATAACAAGCAATTCAATATATTCCCCTCGCATGTGGGGCTGAGAAAATATATTCAATATTACAACGTCGTATTTCCATCGAATAATACATTTACCGCACAATATACGCTTATGCCTAACGCTTGCGGAACATTGTCGCTTGCTTTTGACGGAAACGCAGTCATTGCTGAACTGTGGGGAGCATCTTTAACCCCGGTATTGTTAGGAATGGAACCAAATAGTTATCATGTCCTATTGCTTGTACAACTTTCTCCCTATGGTTTGTATCAAATTACTCGTCAAAGCCAAGCGGAGTTTGCAGATAAACGACTGACGCTTGAGGATATTGACAATGAGCTGTTTTATTCGCTGCATCAGGCTTTTGTAGCATCAAAAACTGTATCCGATTTGGTGAATACTTGTGAGGAAATTTTATACCGACGCATGGAAAAGCATGTTGTTTCGGACTCTTTGGTGTTGGCAACCAAAGTGATTTCTGATAATTATGGACAAATACAAGTGAAAGAAGTTGCCAGACAATCCCATTATAGTGGGCGACAGCTAAACCGCTTGTTTCTTGTGCAAATTGGGATGAATGTTAAGGACTTTATACGCTTAACTCGCTTTAATTATGTATTAAAGCACATTCAAAAATCGCCTTGCTTTTTTGCGGCATTGTCGCAACAAGCTGGATATTTCGACCAAGCCCATTTTGATAAAGATTTCAAGGCTATCAGTGGCGTTACCCCACAAAAGTATCTGAAAACAATGTCGGATTTTTACTATGACGGCACAGAGATATACGATACACTATCCTCAAAGGGGGATTGA
- a CDS encoding DUF2703 domain-containing protein produces MAKNWYPVIDYLACTECGTCVDFCSHSVYNKAKAPSPVVMQPGNCIDRCHGCGNKCPAGAISYVGDDTGWTPPNGECSAKKSVDCCRGGACEEDSSKAVLVEYLYLDLNTCDRCIGADAVLEEVLGSIAPALEAAGYTMRLQKVQIATKELAEHYRFLASPTIRVNGQDICGPVAENTCGCCGEISGTDVTCRTFAYKGQAYEVPPKAMLAEGILRAVLGMVQPVCDCGEYSLPENLKNFFEGKAVKTGCCPEGTCG; encoded by the coding sequence ATGGCTAAAAACTGGTATCCAGTCATCGATTATCTTGCTTGCACTGAATGCGGAACCTGCGTGGATTTTTGCTCCCACAGTGTTTATAACAAAGCAAAAGCCCCGTCCCCTGTGGTGATGCAACCCGGAAACTGCATTGACCGTTGCCACGGCTGCGGCAACAAGTGTCCGGCAGGCGCCATCTCCTATGTAGGCGACGATACTGGCTGGACACCGCCAAACGGCGAATGCAGTGCAAAAAAAAGCGTAGATTGCTGCCGCGGCGGGGCTTGTGAGGAGGATTCCTCCAAGGCTGTGCTTGTGGAATATCTCTATCTTGATCTCAATACCTGTGACCGCTGTATCGGCGCCGATGCGGTACTGGAAGAAGTTTTGGGCAGTATCGCGCCCGCTCTGGAGGCTGCCGGATATACCATGCGGCTTCAAAAGGTACAGATCGCCACAAAAGAACTGGCGGAGCACTACCGATTCCTTGCGTCGCCCACCATTCGTGTAAATGGGCAGGATATCTGCGGACCTGTTGCGGAAAACACCTGCGGCTGCTGTGGTGAAATCAGCGGAACCGATGTGACCTGTCGTACCTTTGCATACAAAGGTCAAGCCTATGAAGTACCGCCCAAAGCCATGCTGGCCGAAGGAATTCTAAGAGCTGTGCTCGGCATGGTGCAGCCCGTTTGTGACTGCGGCGAGTATTCACTTCCAGAAAATCTCAAAAACTTCTTTGAGGGAAAAGCTGTGAAGACCGGTTGCTGCCCTGAAGGTACTTGCGGATGA
- a CDS encoding permease: MEILQNTWLFFQDQVLGMKWLNALIGNLLSLFGLDVTGRIGGSVQFFIYDVLKITVLLCVLIFIISYIQSYFPPERSKKIMSRFHGVWANIMAALLGTVTPFCSCSSIPLFIGFTSAGLPLGVTFSFLISSPMVDLGSLVLLMSIFGTKVAIVYVVVGLVIAVVGGTLIEKLHMENYVEEFIRSASGVDFESPDLTRKERVIYAKDQVVSTFKKVLPYILVGVGIGAIIHNWIPESWIEMVLGSNNPFGVVLATLLGVPMYADIFGTIPVAEALLYKGAQLGTVLSFMMAVTTLSLPSIIMLRKAVKPKLLGTFIAICTIGIIIVGYLFNIFQYLLV; encoded by the coding sequence ATGGAGATCCTTCAAAATACGTGGCTGTTCTTTCAAGACCAAGTGCTTGGAATGAAATGGCTCAACGCCCTAATCGGTAATCTGCTCTCGTTGTTCGGTCTTGATGTAACAGGACGAATTGGTGGCAGCGTTCAATTCTTTATCTATGATGTACTAAAAATCACCGTACTGCTCTGCGTGCTGATTTTCATCATCTCGTACATTCAAAGCTACTTCCCGCCGGAACGAAGCAAGAAAATTATGAGCCGCTTTCACGGCGTGTGGGCAAATATCATGGCAGCACTGCTTGGCACGGTAACGCCTTTTTGCTCTTGCTCCTCCATACCTCTGTTCATTGGATTTACCAGTGCCGGACTGCCCCTTGGCGTGACTTTTTCCTTTCTGATTTCCTCACCCATGGTAGACCTCGGGTCGCTCGTTCTGCTCATGAGCATCTTTGGCACAAAGGTCGCTATCGTCTATGTCGTTGTGGGCCTGGTTATCGCGGTCGTTGGCGGTACGCTGATTGAAAAACTTCACATGGAAAACTATGTGGAAGAATTCATTCGCTCGGCAAGCGGCGTAGATTTTGAATCGCCTGACTTAACCCGCAAAGAGCGTGTCATTTACGCCAAGGATCAGGTGGTGTCAACCTTCAAAAAAGTTCTGCCGTACATTCTGGTTGGCGTGGGCATCGGAGCTATCATCCACAACTGGATTCCTGAAAGCTGGATTGAGATGGTGCTTGGCAGCAATAATCCTTTTGGGGTAGTGCTGGCAACTCTGCTTGGCGTTCCCATGTACGCTGACATTTTCGGCACGATTCCGGTGGCCGAAGCGCTGCTCTACAAAGGCGCGCAGCTTGGTACGGTTCTCTCCTTTATGATGGCAGTCACAACGCTTTCCCTGCCCTCCATCATCATGCTGCGCAAGGCGGTAAAGCCGAAGCTGTTGGGCACATTTATTGCCATCTGCACCATCGGCATTATCATTGTTGGCTATCTGTTTAATATTTTCCAGTATCTACTGGTTTAA
- a CDS encoding ArsR/SmtB family transcription factor has translation MELTPEKNANVFKAFCDEKRLAILELLRSGEKCACVLIDQMEIGQSSLSYHMKILCESGIVESRQEGKWTHYKISEQGSHEAMLLLKAITTPNATAEDTRCCNQ, from the coding sequence TTGGAGCTTACTCCGGAGAAGAACGCTAATGTATTTAAGGCATTTTGCGATGAAAAGCGGCTTGCCATTTTGGAACTGCTGCGCAGCGGTGAAAAATGCGCCTGCGTGCTCATTGATCAAATGGAAATCGGTCAGTCCTCCTTGTCCTATCACATGAAGATTTTATGTGAATCGGGTATTGTCGAAAGCAGACAGGAAGGCAAATGGACACATTATAAAATCAGTGAACAGGGCAGCCACGAGGCCATGCTCCTGTTAAAAGCAATTACCACCCCCAATGCAACCGCTGAAGATACTCGTTGTTGCAATCAATAA